In the Acropora muricata isolate sample 2 chromosome 1, ASM3666990v1, whole genome shotgun sequence genome, one interval contains:
- the LOC136929900 gene encoding large ribosomal subunit protein eL13-like, whose protein sequence is MVHNNHFHKDWQRFVRKWFNQPGRKKRRRQARIKKALRVAPRPVVGAIRPVVRCPTFRYNTKIRAGRGFTLEELKNAGISRKVAPTIGIAVDHRRKNRSQESLQANVQRLKEYKSKLIIFPRKAGKPKQGDSEASELERVKQLQGDVLPIQGMMMPIKARQITDAEREISVLWSMRMVRANKRLLGIREKRAKEKAEEAALKKK, encoded by the exons ATGGTACATAACAACCACTTTCACAAAGATTGGCAAAGATTTGTCAGGAAGTGGTTTAATCAAccaggaagaaagaaaagacgTCGTCAAGCGAGAATCAAAAAGGCTCTGAGAGTTGCTCCAAGACCTGTCGTTGGAGCTATTAGACCAGTTGTACGATGTCCCACTTTTCGATATAACACGAAAATCCGGGCTGGCAGAGGATTTACCCTAGAAGAACTGAAG AATGCTGGAATCTCTCGTAAGGTTGCCCCCACCATTGGGATCGCTGTTGACCATCGTCGTAAGAATAGATCTCAGGAGTCACTGCAAGCAAATGTCCAACGGCTCAAAGAATATAAAAGCAAATTGATCATTTTCCCAAGGAAAGCCGGCAAGCCAAAACAAGGCGATAGTGAG GCCTCAGAACTAGAAAGGGTCAAGCAGCTTCAAGGCGATGTGTTGCCAATCCAAGGAATGATGATGCCGATCAAGGCACGACAGATCACGGACGCGGAGCGAGAGATCAGCGTGTTATGGAGCATGCGTATGGTACGTGCCAACAAACGGTTGCTGGGAATACGCGAGAAGAGAGCGAAAGAGAAAGCTGAGGAAGCCGCGTTGAAAAAGAAGTAA